The Bos taurus isolate L1 Dominette 01449 registration number 42190680 breed Hereford chromosome 13, ARS-UCD2.0, whole genome shotgun sequence genome contains a region encoding:
- the ADNP gene encoding activity-dependent neuroprotector homeobox protein — protein MFQLPVNNLGSLRKARKTVKKILSDIGLEYCKEHIEDFKQFEPNDFYLKNTTWEDVGLWDPSLTKNQDYRTKPFCCSACPFSSKFFSAYKSHFRNVHSEDFENRILLNCPYCTFNADKKTLETHIKIFHAPNASAPSSSLSTFKDKSKSDGLKPKQADSVEQAVYYCKKCTYRDPLYEIVRKHIYREHFQHVAAPYIAKAGEKSLNGAVPLGTNAREESSIHCKRCLFMPKSYEALVQHVIEDHERIGYQVTAMIGHTNVVVPRSKPLMLIAPKPQEKKGMGLQSRIGSLASGNVRSLPSQQMVNRLSIPKPNVNSTGVNMMSNVHLQQNNYGVKSVGQGYGVGQSMRLGLGGNAPVSIPQQSQSVKQLLPSGNGRSYGLGSEQRTQAPARYSLQSPNAPSLSSGQLKSPSLSQSQASRVLGQSSSKPTAAATGPPPPNTSSTQKWKICTICNELFPENVYSVHFEKEHKAEKVPAVANYIMKIHNFTSKCLYCNRYLPTDTLLNHMLIHGLSCPYCRSTFNDVEKMAAHMRMVHVDEEMGPKTDSTLSFDLTLQQGSHTNIHLLVTTYNLRDAPAESVAYHAQNNPPIPPKPQPKVQEKADIPVKSSPQAAVPYKKDVGKTLCPLCFSILKGPISDALAHHLRERHQVIQTVHPVEKKLTYKCIHCLGVYTSNMTASTITLHLVHCRGVGKTQNGQDKTNAPSRLNQSPGLAPVKRTYEQMEFPLLKKRKLDEDSDSPGFFEEKPEEPVVLALDPKGHEDDSYEARKSFLTKYFNKQPYPTRREIEKLAASLWLWKSDIASHFSNKRKKCVRDCEKYKPGVLLGFNMKELNKVKHEMDFDAEWLFENHDEKDSRVNASKTADKKLNLGKEDDSSSDSFENLEEESNGSDSPFDPVFEVEPKIPNDNPEEHIPKVISEDALESEKLDQKAEDGSKYETIHLTEEPTKLMHDASDSEVDQDDVVEWKDGASPSESGPGSQQVSDFEDNTCEMKAGTWSDESSQSEDARSSKPAAKKKATVQGDREQLKWKNSSYGKVEGFWSKDQSQWKNATENDERLSTPQIEWQNSTIDSEDGEQFDSMADGVADPMHGSLTGVKLSSQQA, from the exons ATGTTCCAACTTCCTGTCAACAATCTTGGCAGTTTAAGAAAAGCCCGGAAAACTGTGAAAAAAATACTTAGTGACATTGGGTTGGAATACTGTAAAGAACACATAGAA GACTTTAAACAGTTTGAACCTAAtgacttttatttgaaaaacactACATGGGAGGATGTAGGACTGTGGGACCCCTCGCTTACGAAGAACCAG gACTATCGGACAAAACCTTTTTGCTGCAGTGCTTGcccattttcttcaaaatttttctctgcCTACAAAAGTCATTTCCGGAATGTCCATAGTGAAGACTTTGAAAACAGGATTCTCCTTAATTGCCCCTACTGTACGTTCAATGCAGACAAAAAGACTTTGGAAAcacacattaaaatatttcatgctCCAAACGCCAGCGCACCAAGTAGCAGCCTCAGCACTTTCAAAGATAAAAGCAAGAGTGATGGCCTTAAACCCAAGCAGGCTGACAGTGTAGAGCAAGCGGTTTATTACTGTAAGAAGTGCACTTACCGAGATCCGCTTTATGAAATAGTTAGGAAGCACATTTACAGGGAACATTTTCAGCATGTGGCAGCACCTTACATAGCAAAGGCAGGAGAAAAATCACTCAATGGTGCAGTCCCCTTAGGCACAAATGCCCGGGAGGAAAGTAGTATTCACTGCAAGCGATGCCTTTTTATGCCAAAGTCTTACGAAGCTTTGGTACAACATGTCATTGAAGACCATGAACGCATAGGCTATCAGGTCACTGCCATGATTGGTCACACAAATGTGGTGGTTCCCCGATCCAAACCCCTGATGCTAATTGCTCCCAAACCTCAAGAGAAGAAGGGCATGGGACTCCAGTCAAGAATTGGTTCCCTCGCTTCTGGAAACGTACGGTCTTTGccatcacagcagatggtgaatCGACTCTCAATACCAAAGCCTAACGTAAATTCCACAGGTGTCAACATGATGTCCAATGTTCACCTGCAGCAGAACAACTATGGAGTCAAATCTGTAGGCCAGGGCTATGGCGTTGGTCAGTCAATGAGACTGGGGCTAGGTGGCAACGCACCGGTTTCCATCCCTCAACAGTCTCAGTCTGTGAAGCAGTTACTTCCAAGTGGAAATGGAAGATCTTACGGTCTTGGGTCAGAGCAGAGGACCCAGGCGCCAGCAAGATACTCACTGCAGTCTCCGAATGCCCCGTCTCTCTCTTCAGGCCAGTTAAAGTCTCCATCCCTCTCCCAGTCACAGGCATCCAGAGTATTAGGTCAGTCCAGCTCCAAGCCAACTGCAGCTGCCACTGGCCCTCCACCACCCAATACTTCCTCAACTCAGAAGTGGAAAATATGTACCATCTGTAATGAGCTGTTTCCTGAAAATGTATATAGCGTGCACTTCGAAAAAGAACATAAAGCTGAGAAAGTCCCAGCAGTAGCCAACTACATTATGAAAATACACAATTTCACTAGCAAATGCCTTTACTGTAATCGCTATTTGCCCACAGACACTCTGCTCAACCACATGCTAATTCATGGTCTGTCTTGTCCATATTGCCGGTCAACCTTCAATGACGTGGAAAAGATGGCGGCTCACATGCGCATGGTTCACGTGGACGAAGAGATGGGACCTAAAACAGATTCTACTCTGAGTTTTGATTTGACATTGCAGCAGGGTAGTCACACTAACATCCATCTCCTTGTAACCACGTATAACCTGAGGGATGCTCCTGCTGAGTCTGTTGCTTACCATGCCCAAAATAACCCACCCATCCCTCCAAAGCCACAGCCAAAAGTGCAGGAAAAGGCAGATATTCCTGTTAAAAGCTCACCTCAAGCTGCAGTGCCCTATAAAAAAGATGTCGGGAAAACCCTCTGCCCTCTTTGCTTTTCAATCCTGAAAGGACCCATATCTGACGCACTTGCACATCACTTACGAGAGAGGCACCAGGTGATTCAGACGGTTCACCCAGTGGAGAAAAAGCTCACCTACAAGTGCATCCACTGCCTTGGTGTGTATACCAGCAACATGACCGCCTCCACCATCACTCTGCATCTGGTTCACTGCAGGGGTGTGGGAAAGACCCAGAACGGCCAAGACAAGACAAATGCACCTTCGCGGCTTAACCAGTCCCCAGGCCTGGCACCTGTGAAGCGCACTTACGAGCAAATGGAGTTCCCCTTGCTGAAGAAGCGAAAGTTAGATGAAGATAGCGATTCACCTGGCTTCTTTGAAGAGAAGCCTGAGGAGCCTGTTGTTTTAGCTTTAGACCCTAAGGGTCATGAAGATGATTCTTATGAAGCCAGGAAAAGCTTCCTAACAAAATACTTCAACAAACAACCTTATCCCACCAGGAGAGAAATTGAGAAGCTGGCGGCAAGCTTATGGTTGTGGAAGAGTGACATTGCTTCCCATTTTAGTAACAAGAGGAAGAAGTGTGTCAGAGACTGTGAAAAGTACAAGCCTGGTGTGTTACTGGGCTTCAACATGAAAGAGCTAAACAAAGTTAAGCATGAGATGGATTTTGATGCTGAGTGGCTCTTTGAAAATCACGATGAGAAGGATTCCAGAGTCAATGCTAGTAAAACAGCAGACAAAAAGCTCAATCTTGGGAAGGAAGATGACAGTTCCTCAGACAGTTTTGAAAATTTGGAGGAAGAATCCAATGGAAGTGATAGCCCTTTTGACCCTGTTTTTGAAGTTGAGCCTAAAATCCCTAATGATAACCCAGAGGAACACATACCGAAGGTAATTTCTGAAGATGCTTTAGAATCTGAGAAGCTAGACCAAAAAGCGGAGGATGGTTCAAAATATGAAACTATTCATTTGACTGAGGAGCCAACCAAACTAATGCATGATGCCTCTGATAGTGAGGTTGACCAAGATGATGTTGTTGAGTGGAAAGATGGTGCTTCTCCATCTGAGAGCGGCCCTGGTTCCCAACAGGTGTCAGACTTTGAGGACAACACGTGTGAGATGAAAGCAGGAACCTGGTCCGATGAGTCTTCCCAGAGTGAAGACGCGAGGAGCAGTAAGCCAGCTGCCAAAAAAAAGGCTACCGTGCAAGGAGACAGAGAGCAGTTGAAGTGGAAGAATAGTTCCTATGGAAAAGTTGAAGGGTTTTGGTCCAAGGACCAGTCACAGTGGAAGAATGCCACTGAAAACGATGAGCGCTTATCCACCCCACAGATCGAGTGGCAGAACAGCACCATTGACAGTGAGGATGGGGAGCAGTTTGACAGCATGGCCGACGGGGTGGCCGACCCGATGCACGGCAGCTTGACGGGGGTCAAACTGAGCAGCCAGCAGGCTTAA